Proteins encoded in a region of the Salmo trutta chromosome 34, fSalTru1.1, whole genome shotgun sequence genome:
- the LOC115174097 gene encoding uncharacterized protein LOC115174097, whose amino-acid sequence MDLRILFSVLSMMYSGYVHTVSSAPMGKETAVDTTATPMPVRHIRNKRCSCATFLDKECVYFCHLDIIWVNTPERVVSYGLGNASRKKRAIKDPEVSQQDPRCKCVSEDDRTCISFCQLENHLRYGSAAVIRPAPDTVIRPAPAPDTVIRPVADTVIRPVADTVIRPVADTVIRPVADTVIRPAPDTVIRPVPDTVISPALAEYAGRQQCKHKLAAKTSRIKRVKHRDHKAVGPSALRATVKACLLLEKWMVKQRHKPREGR is encoded by the exons ATGGATTTAAGAATACTTTTCTCCGTGTTGTCAATGATGTACTCTGGATATGTACATACAG TTTCATCTGCCCCTATGGGAAAAGAAACAGCCGTAGACACCACAGCCACCCCGATGCCAGTGCGCCACATCAGAAACAAGCGATGCTCCTGCGCAACGTTCCTGGACAAGGAGTGTGTTTACTTCTGTCATCTGGACATCATATGGGTCAACACGCCTGA GCGCGTGGTTTCCTACGGACTGGGCAACGCATCTAGGAAGAAGCGCGCAATTAAGGATCCCGAGGTCTCCCAACAGGACCCTCGATGTAAGTGCGTCAGTGAAGATGACCGCACGTGTATAAGCTTCTGTCAGCTGGAAAATCACCTCAG ATACGGGTCAGCAGCAGTGATCCGTCCTGCGCCAGACACCGTGATCCGTCCCGCTCCTGCGCCAGACACCGTGATCCGTCCCGTGGCAGACACCGTGATCCGTCCCGTGGCAGACACCGTGATCCGTCCCGTGGCAGACACCGTGATCCGTCCCGTGGCAGACACCGTGATCCGTCCCGCGCCAGACACCGTGATCCGTCCCGTGCCAGACACCGTGATCAGTCCCGCCCTTGCTGAGTATGCTGGGAGGCAGCAGTGCAAACACAAGCTGGCAGCCAAAACGTCTAGGATTAAAAG gGTGAAACACAGAGACCACAAAGCAGTTGGCCCCTCAGCTCTAAGGGCCACAGTGAAAGCTTGCCTGCTGCTGGAAAAGTGGATGGTGAAACAACGACACAAGCCGAGAGAagggagatga